Part of the Candidatus Desulfarcum epimagneticum genome is shown below.
AAATTAAAACTCTTCCTGGACAAAACCCAGGTCGATGAGTTTGATTACAAAATTCCATAAATCGTCATTGTGTCTACGATGTCCTGGCACTTAACACTTAAGTTAATGACATTGGTTAGCATCTCGTGATCTGTCATTATTGCTCATGGCTGTCATCATCGAATAATTCTTTAAGTTTTGAGAGGTCTTCGAGAGAATTGATCATGTCCATAGGGCTTTTTATTTTATCTGCCATTGAGTCTATTTCTTCATCACTTAAGTTGTTAGCTTCCATAATACCTTTGAGAATTTTGATCCTTTCTGGGCCTCTAATTTTGAATACCGATATGCAATCATCCATACTGAGGCAAAGGTTGTAGTAAGTAATACATTTTTTAGCCTTAGCGATTAATTCATCTTTATGGTTTTCTAATGTACTTAAGGCCTTATACTTACTAATATTTCGATGGGTTATTGCATCTAGAGCAAGTGCTTTATTCCAAATTATTGACGATTGATTTACAGAAGGTTGTTCATCTGCAGACGACTCTAAAGATCTGTCTGTTGCAGTTAAGACATTCTCATATTCGCCACGCTTTAAATAACAATCAGATAGAACAAATGCCGCTTGTTCACATTTCGGACAAACTTGAAGACATTTCTCTAGAATTTCGATAGCCTCATGATATTTACCACTTTTCTTGAAGTATAAAGCCGGCTGAGAATACGCTCGCTCATCCAAGGGGAGATATTGTTTATATTGTTCATAAATCTCCATGGCGTCCTTAATTTTGCCTATTAGTTCAAGATAGTCACCGACAAAGACAAACAAACGCCAATTCCACCGAGAAAACTCAATTTCTTGTATTAGGAAATATAACTCGCCAGCTCTAGTAAAGTTGCCTGATTCACTATGATATTTTATGCCGTCAGCAAGAAGGTTTATGTCATGCGGGAAAAATGATAAACCCAAATCGATAATATCTGCTGCTAAAGGTTTGTTTTCATTTATCGCAACGTCAGCGCTAAGGTTATGGAAATCTGTAGGATCTCCAGATAATTTTTGTTGGACTACATATTCAGCAATTTTCAAAGAGATATCTTTTTTATTTTCAGAATTGAATTGTTCAACTCTTTCTTTGGCGATTCCAGCTGTTCGTATATTTACCAAAAAGTCTACCTCTTCTTTTTTCTGCTCAAGCCATTTATATGGAAGGAGCATAGTATTGATATTATCTATTGCAATATCTGTATTTTTGGTAAATTCTGCCAAATACTTCTCTATACTTTCTTTTCTATTGTCAATTGACTCTGAAACATAATTTTCTGAAATTGTTTTTATTGTTTCCTTTATTTCATTAATATTTCTAGTGAGTTCCTCTCCAAATTTTTCCCTTTCTTGTAAAGTGATTTTTCTTTCTTCAAGCAATTGATTTGATAAGTACGTCCTTATTTGATTAATTTCAGAATCAAACTGCTCTAGTCTCTTTATTCCAAGAAAACTAACGGCAAAACCAAAAAACAAAATTGCTACGGGGATTGATAGTTTTAAGAAATCAGTTTGAGGGATTTTTGTTGGCGACAGTTGTTGAATTGACTTAACAGTATCAACTGGCACATATAACAATGCACAAGTGATAATTATGAGGTTTAGTATAAGAAAGATAGTTGCTATAAACCAAATTTGCCTATTAGAAGAGGCTTTTGCTTTACCTATTTCTGCAATCAATAATTGTTTTTCGTTCATTCTTGACCTCGGTTTTTTTATTAAGCTTATCGACATAAATATCTATAAAAAATAGTAACTATTCAACAAAATCATGAGAGTTTTGCTTGCTTATCAAAACGGATTTTTCCTGTTTTGGCTATTGCTCATTGAGAAAATCCGGCAGTTTTCCTTGAAATAACAGACGCAACGCATCACTTGGCGTCACATCATTTTTTTTGCACGTCGAAAGATAACCGCGAACACGGCAGAAAATCTCGGCCCCTTTCATGGAACGAAAGCATCCGGATATCTTCTGCTGAACTTTCGTCATCCGAATATCCCGCTCACCCTGATTGTTCGTGAACGGAACTTTCGGGTCATCCATAAAAAGCAGGGTCTCATTCTCAAAATCTCTCAGCCGTTCAAGAAGATTTCTTGCCTCGGATCTCTTCAGCCGCCCCCGTTTTCCTTTTCGTTGGGGGGCGCAATGGGTGTCGGACCGTCAGAATAGCCTGGTTTTATTTTAAAAAGATCGAATTCCGCCCCTCCAAATGGCCTTAAACGCCCCATTTGGGGCATAAAATGAACGGTTTAAAAATGCGAGCGCCATTTCTACAATCTCACAACGTGTTTTTACACATGCGTTTTTGATCCCCAAACAAGGCGCTTAAGAACAATTTCGGCTCATTTTTTTAGCTTTTTGCCTGTTATTATAAATCATTGCGACGGCCTGTCATTCGCATATGTCTGAAAAATTGTGAATCCGAAGCCGGGATCATTTGCCCGGTCTAGGAAACCGTCAAATCGTAGAGACAAGGCATGCCTTGTCTCCACCGTCACAGCCCAACCTCCCCCAAGATCAAAAAGGCATCGCCGAATAAAGAGGATTGATGCGAACATAACCCTTCCCCGCCACAGGGCCAGGCTCATGGATATTCTGGGCCAGGATGTTTTCAGTGGGGAAGCGGTCTTTGAAAAGCGGGGCCACCTTGTCAAAATGGAGTTTTTTCGGGTCCGCGCGCTCCCCGGCCTTGGCCTCAATGAAAAACAGTTTCCCCTTTCTTTCCGCCACGAAATCGATCTCAACGCCGTTCTGGTCCCGGTAAAAAAACAAATCATTTCCCGGCGAAAGCCCGTTTCGTTTGACCATCTCCATCATCACGAAGTTTTCCCACAAGGCGCCCCTGTGGGTGTGGGCATGCCAGCGCCGTTTGTTGTCAACGCCGGATAAGTAGCAGAGCAGCCCATGATCGGCGAAATAAACCTTTGGGGATTTGATCAGCCTTTTCCCGATATTGGCGTAATACGGCGGCAAAAGATAGACCAGGCCGCTGATCTCAAGGGCATGGGCCCATTTTCGGATGGTGGCGTCTGAAACGCCCACGTCGGAGGAAAGGCTTTTGTAATTGAGCAGCTGGCCGGCCCTTGTGGCCAGCATTCTGATGAACCGCCTGAAATCGCTCAGGTTTTTGACATCAATGATGGTTTTCAGGTCCCTTTCAATGTAGGTCCGGATGTAGCTTTCAAAAAAATCTGAAAACCCGAGCCGCCGGTTCGACCAAAGCTCCGGGTAGCCCCCTTTCCAGAGAAACTGCTCAATGTTTTTTATTTTTTTGTCCCTCAGCTCTGCGGCGCTCAGGGTCTCAAGGTGAAGGATGGCGATCCTGCCGGCGAGACTTTCGCTGACGCTTTTCATCAGGGAAAACTGCTGGCTCCCGGTCATGATCCATTTGCCGTAGCGTTCCCTTTGCCTGTCGATGAGTATTTTCAGCTCCCGGAACACCTCCGGCACATATTGAATTTCATCCAGTATGACCGGGCCGTCCAAACGGCCCAGGAAATGTTCCGGGGAATCCTGAAATGCCTCAATCTGGGTGAGATAATCAAAGGTGATGTAGGGGAGTTCGGGAAACTCCCGCTGAAGCAGCGAGCTTTTGCCGGTCTGCCTGGCCCCGGTCAAAAGCAGGGCCGGCCTTGACTTTGACAGTCTTAATATTTTGGTTTTGATGTGTCTTTCTATCCACATGGGAAAACCTTTTGTTTAAGAAATGTCGAATTATAACTTTGATATTTGTTGAAGTCAAGGGTGGAAGATGACACCCCCCCGGCGGGAAGCAATCCGGCCATGCGTCCGTCAGGTCCCGAAAGGCGCCCGTTTGACAAACCGGCCCCGCCCGGGCTTTCCGACAAATTCCATGCGGCCGTCTTTAAACTCGGCGACTTTTTGTCCCCGGGCATACACCGTCTCGGGCATGCCGGTGATCTCAAAGCCCTCGTAGGGGGTGTAATCCACGTTCATATGAAGCAGATCGTTTCGGATCGTGAATTTCTGTCGGGGATCAAAAATCACGATGTCCGCGTCTTTTCCGGGCGCGATGGCGCCTTTGTCTTTGAGGCCGAAAATTCGGGCCGTGGCGGTGGAAAGAACATCCACCATCTTTTCCAGGCTGATCCTGCCTTTGGCCGCCCCTTCGGAATGCATGAGCATCAAAAGGGTCTCGATGCCCGGCGCCCCGTTGGGGATTTTTTTGTAGTCGTCTTTTCCGAACATGTCTTTTTTGCCCTTGAAGTCAAAGGGGCAGTGGTCTGTGGCCGCCACCTGGACCCATCCTTTTTTGATCCCGTCCCACAGGGCGTCCAGGCTTTCGGGGGTCCTGAGCGGCGGAGACATGACATACTTCGCGCCGGCGAAATCCGGCTCCCGGTAGCGGTTTTCATCTAAAAGCAGGTACTGGGGGCAGGTTTCGGCGAATATCTCCACCCCCCGGTCCCGGGCCCGCTTGACCTCCATGAGCCCGGCTTTCGACGAAAGGTGGACGACATACAGCCGGGAGCCCGTGACCTCCACCATCTTCGCGGCCCTGGACACGGCCTCGGCCTCGGCGATGTCCGGGCGGCTTTTGGCGTGGAAATAGGGCGAGAGGTTTTTCTCTTTTTCAAAAACCGCGTTCAAATGGTCGATGATGTGAACGTTCTCGGCGTGAACCTGGACCAGGCCGCCGTATTTTTTCGTCTCTTCCAGAAGGCGAATCATGACCCCGTCGTCCACCCTGAAATCATACACCATAAATATTTTGAAGCTGGGGGTCCCGTAATCCAGGATGGCCTTTTTGACCTCGTCGATGACCGCGTCCGTGGGGTCCATGATGGCGGGATGAAGGGAATAATCCACGGCGACCCGGCCGTCGGCCAGGGCTTTTTTGCGCTCCAGCGCCTCTAAGATGGACTCTCCTTTCTGCTGGAGGTCGAAATCCACCACAGTGGTGACCCCGCCGCAGGCCGCCGCGATGGTCCCGGTCTCGTAGTCGTCCTGGGCGAAGGTCCCCATAAACGGCATGGAAAGATGGGTGTGGGGGTCGATGACGCCGGGAAGCAGGTACCTGCCCGAGGCGTCGATGATCTCGTCGCCCTCTCTTTCAAGCCCTGTTCCCACGGCCTGTATTTTTTCGCCCTTTACCCGAACGTCCCCGGGATAGCTTCCCGCAGATGTGACGATGAGTCCGTTTTGGATGAGTATGCCCATATGTGGCCTCCTTCCCAAGCTTTTTTACGAGTTTGTTTTGTTTGAGTAAATGTGTTGGAGCCTTATTTCGCCCTCAAGCCCCGGATCCATGACCGGGGTCTTTCGCCTCTCCCATCCGGCGGGCATGGGGTGAAAAGAGATCACTCCCGGGGCCGGGCAGACAAAGGCGCAGATCATGCAGCTTAAGCATTTTTCCTCAATGGGAACGGGGCGTCTGGAGTCCCGGTCCCAGTCCAGCGCCTGGCCTCCGGCGTCCCGGCAGACCCGGAAGCACTGGCCGCAGCCCACGCAGTGGTCCATGTTGTAGCGGGCCACGCCCTGCTTTTCAAGGTCAAACCGGCCGGTTTCATGGAGATGGGGCAGCGCCTTGCCCACGAGATCCGTGACCCGGGCGATTTTTTTTTGGGCCATGAAATCAGACAGGCCCTCGATCATGTCCGAGACGATCCGGTATCCGTAGTGAATGACGCCGGTGGTGACCTGGATGGTCGAGGCGCCCAGGAGCAGGTATTCCAGAGCGTCGATCCATGTCTCGATTCCCCCGATGCCTGACAGGGGAAGGGACAGGTCCCGGCATTGGGCCAGCTCGGCGATGAAACGAAGGCCCAGGGGCTTGATGATGGGCCCCGAGGCGCCGCTGATGGCGCCCATCCCGGCCACGTTGGGCCGAGGCACAAAATCGTCCAGCCCGATCTCCGAGATTCCTCTCACCGTGTTGATGGCGGATATGGCGTTTGCGCCTCCTTTTTTGGCGAAAAGGGCCGGCTCGGTGATGTCCGTGATGTTGGGCGTCATTTTGGCCATGACCGGGATGGAGGTCTTTTTTTTCACGGTTTCAGTGAATGTCTCGATCAGGCCGAAGGCCTGGCCCACCTTGTATCCGGAGCCCTCCACGCACATGTGGGGGCAGGAGAAATTCAGCTCCAGCATGTCCGCGCCGTTGTCTTCGGCGGACCGGGCCAGAAATTCCCACTCCGGGTTTGAAAACCCCATGAGGCTGGCGATGAGAACCTTTTGGGTATATTTTTTTTTCAGATACAGAATCTCCAGAAGGTTGTCTTTGAGCGGCCGGTCGGAGACCTGCTCCACATTCTGAAGACCGGCCAGACGGCTGTTCTGGTAATGGTAGGCGTTCATCCGGGGGGAGGGATGGACAATGGGGGCGCCGTCGGCGTGCATGGTTTTGAACACCGCGCCGCCCCACCCCGCCTCAAAGGCCCGGGCCGTCATTTCGGCGCTGTTGGAAACCGGGGAAGAGGAGAGAAGAAAGGGATTTTCAAATCGTTTTCCGCAAAATTCCACAGACAAATCGATGGGATTCGGCATGTGGGCGCCTCCTTTCATTGGATAAACTCGTAAAAAAGTTTGGGACAGCGTCGTAAAAAATGACGGGGCAGCGTCGTAAAAAATTCGATATACAAGGCGTAGCGTTTATTTTTAATTGAGGCAATACATTGTGGTATGCCTCAATTAAAAATAAACGCTATAACACAGTAGATCGGATTTTTTACGATGCTGCCAAATACGCTTTCATGGCGTTGGCCGCAATTTTCCCGTCCCGAACCGCCAGCGCCACCAGGCCCGGCCCCGAGGCGGCGTCTCCCCCGGCAAAGACCCCGGGGGCCGATGTCCGCCGCCGGGCGTCGGTTTGGATGAGCCCCCCGTCCATTCGGATGTCGGGATGCAGGCGTTTGACGCCTTCCCCCGGCCGGTTTCCCAGCGCCTCGATGACGATATCGGCCGCAAGGCTCCACCGGGAGTCTTTGACGTCGCGAACCGCCCTTCGGCCCGACGCGTCCGTTCGGTCTTCGGGCTCGGTCCGGATCAGCTCAAGGCCCGCGACGGCGCCGTTTGGGGAGATATATTTTTCCGGGCGGCTGAAAAAAAGAAAATGAACGCCCGCGTCCAGGGCCTCTTTTTTTTCACGGGCCTCGGCCGGCATCTGGAGCCAGGAGCGCCGGTAGATCACAAACACGTCCCGGGCGCCCGCCTGGGCCGCTGAAACGGCGCAGTCCATGGCCGCGGAGCCGCCCCCGATCACCGCCACGGTTTTGCCCGCGATTTCCCACCCGGCCTGTCCGGGGTTTGGGTCGGCGTTTTCGCGCAGGCCTTCCAGGAAACGAATGGAGGAAAAAAGCCCAGGGGTCTTTCCCATGCCCGGCGCCAGGGTTTGGGCCTCCCAGAGGCCCGGGGACATGAAAACCGCCTGGAATCCGGAGCCGAAAAGTTTTTCCACAGCCCCGTCCCCCTCCACCGGCGTCCCGCATTGAAAGTCCGCGCCCAGAAACCGGATGTCGTCGATTTCTCTTTCCAACAGCGCGGGGTCCAGGCGGCGGGCGGGAATGGCATGCCGCATGGCCCCGCCGGGCTCGGGCCGGGACTCGAAAATCGAGACCGGGAATCCGGACCGGGCCAGCTCCGCCGCGCAGGCCAGACCGGCGGGTCCCGCCCCCAAAACGGCCGCGGCCGGGCCTTTTTTCTCAGGCGGCGTCCCAAGGGGGTTGAAACCCATGGCCCAGGCATGCTCCATCACCGCCCGCTGGATCCCCGCGATGGCGATGGGCTCCCCGATCCCGGAGGCCGCGCATTCTTTTTCGCACAGCCGGGCCGCCGGGCACAGCGCCCCGCAGGCCCATCCCAGGATATTGTTTGCTTTGATGGTCCGGGCCGCGCCCGTGACATTTTTGAACCGAAGCTTTCGAATAAACGTCCCGGGGTCGGTTCCCGCCGGGCACCCTCTGGAGCAGGGGGCGTCGTGGCAAAGCAGACACCGGTTGGCCTCAAACACGGCTTGTCGGAAAGAAAATTTTTTCAGGCTCACCCGCGAAACCTCCATGATTCGGGCCGGCGAAAGAAAACCGGCGGTTGGATGTATTTTGTGTATGTATAATATTTTTTTTTGTGTTGACAATAAAAAAAATATTATTAAAAATGACAGCGGTGTAAAGAATCCGATCTACTGTGTTGCGGCGCTTATTTTTCATTGAGGCATACCACAATGAAAAATAAGCCCTGCGCCTTGTATATCGAATTCTTTACACCGCTGTCCCGTAATTTTTTACGAGTTTATCAATGATGACGCTGTGAAAAATTCAATGAATTTCTTCCGCCCCAAAGCGCGTCGGGGCGGTTTTTGCGAGTTTGCGAATTTAAATCCCGGGAAACAAGGAGGCACAATGGCCGGAATCGTCAAATGCGCCCACATCCAGCTTTCAAACGCGACCCATGAGGGCTCGCCGGCCGAGATTAAAGAGGCCATGATCGAAAAACACATTCCCTTTATCGAAAAGGCCGGTGAAAAGGGAGTCCGGATTCTTTGTCTCCAGGAAATTTTCCACGGCCCCTATTTCTGCTGTGAGCAGGACATTAAATGGTATCGGACGGCGGAAAAGGTCCCGGGCCCCATCACCGGGCGCATGTCCGAATACGCGAAAAAATATCGCATGGTCATGGTGGTCCCCGTGTATGAGGAGGCCCTGGACGGGGTTTACTATAACACGGCCGCGGTTCTGGACGCCGACGGAACCTATCTCGGGAAATTCAGGAAAATTCACCTTCCCCACACATGGCCGGGTTTTTGGGAAAAATTTTATTTCAAGCCGGGCAACCTGGGATTTCCCGTGTTTGAGACCGCCTACGCCAAAATCGGGATTTTCCTTTGCTATGACCGGCACTTTCCGGAGTGCGCCCGGATTCTCGCCTTGAACGGCGCGGAGATTTTGTTCAACCCGTCGGCCACCACCGCCGGCCTGTCCAAATATTTATGGGAGCTGGAGCAGCCGGCCCAGGCCGCGGCCAACGGCGTTTTCATCGGGGCCAACAACCGGGTGGGCCTGGAAAAGCCCTGGGAGTTCGGCCGGTTTTACGGATCGAGTTATTTTGCCGATCCCCGGGGACAGATCGTGGCCAAAGGAAGCGAATATGACGATGAGCTGGTCATCGCGGATCTGGACCTGAACGAAATACGGGAAGTGAGGGACGGGTGGCAGTTTTTCAGAGACCGGCGGCCCGAGATGTACGAAGACATCCGCCGGCATCTTCCCTGAATGATTTTTCCCCCGGCATGACCATCCAACCCCAAACAAGGAGGCGCCCCATGAGCGAAACCCAACAACTGGAAACCAAAGGCTGGATCGTGTACCCCATCGGCAGCAAGCCCAAGTGGCCCGCCGCCGTTCTTCTCGGAATTCAGCAGTACCTGACCATGTTCGGCGCCACCGTGCTGATTCCCTTCATCATCGGCGGCGCCATTAAGATGCCCCAGGAAGAGCTGGCGCTTCTGATCTCCACCATCTTTTTCACCTCCGGCGTCTGCACCCTGATTCAGCAGTCCCGGCTGGGAAACCGGCTGCCCATCATCCAAGGCGGCACCTTTTCTTTTTTG
Proteins encoded:
- a CDS encoding hypothetical protein (Evidence 5 : Unknown function) produces the protein MDDPKVPFTNNQGERDIRMTKVQQKISGCFRSMKGAEIFCRVRGYLSTCKKNDVTPSDALRLLFQGKLPDFLNEQ
- a CDS encoding hypothetical protein (Evidence 5 : Unknown function), with protein sequence MSISLIKKPRSRMNEKQLLIAEIGKAKASSNRQIWFIATIFLILNLIIITCALLYVPVDTVKSIQQLSPTKIPQTDFLKLSIPVAILFFGFAVSFLGIKRLEQFDSEINQIRTYLSNQLLEERKITLQEREKFGEELTRNINEIKETIKTISENYVSESIDNRKESIEKYLAEFTKNTDIAIDNINTMLLPYKWLEQKKEEVDFLVNIRTAGIAKERVEQFNSENKKDISLKIAEYVVQQKLSGDPTDFHNLSADVAINENKPLAADIIDLGLSFFPHDINLLADGIKYHSESGNFTRAGELYFLIQEIEFSRWNWRLFVFVGDYLELIGKIKDAMEIYEQYKQYLPLDERAYSQPALYFKKSGKYHEAIEILEKCLQVCPKCEQAAFVLSDCYLKRGEYENVLTATDRSLESSADEQPSVNQSSIIWNKALALDAITHRNISKYKALSTLENHKDELIAKAKKCITYYNLCLSMDDCISVFKIRGPERIKILKGIMEANNLSDEEIDSMADKIKSPMDMINSLEDLSKLKELFDDDSHEQ
- a CDS encoding D-hydantoinase; the encoded protein is MGILIQNGLIVTSAGSYPGDVRVKGEKIQAVGTGLEREGDEIIDASGRYLLPGVIDPHTHLSMPFMGTFAQDDYETGTIAAACGGVTTVVDFDLQQKGESILEALERKKALADGRVAVDYSLHPAIMDPTDAVIDEVKKAILDYGTPSFKIFMVYDFRVDDGVMIRLLEETKKYGGLVQVHAENVHIIDHLNAVFEKEKNLSPYFHAKSRPDIAEAEAVSRAAKMVEVTGSRLYVVHLSSKAGLMEVKRARDRGVEIFAETCPQYLLLDENRYREPDFAGAKYVMSPPLRTPESLDALWDGIKKGWVQVAATDHCPFDFKGKKDMFGKDDYKKIPNGAPGIETLLMLMHSEGAAKGRISLEKMVDVLSTATARIFGLKDKGAIAPGKDADIVIFDPRQKFTIRNDLLHMNVDYTPYEGFEITGMPETVYARGQKVAEFKDGRMEFVGKPGRGRFVKRAPFGT
- the preA gene encoding NAD-dependent dihydropyrimidine dehydrogenase subunit PreA, with the translated sequence MPNPIDLSVEFCGKRFENPFLLSSSPVSNSAEMTARAFEAGWGGAVFKTMHADGAPIVHPSPRMNAYHYQNSRLAGLQNVEQVSDRPLKDNLLEILYLKKKYTQKVLIASLMGFSNPEWEFLARSAEDNGADMLELNFSCPHMCVEGSGYKVGQAFGLIETFTETVKKKTSIPVMAKMTPNITDITEPALFAKKGGANAISAINTVRGISEIGLDDFVPRPNVAGMGAISGASGPIIKPLGLRFIAELAQCRDLSLPLSGIGGIETWIDALEYLLLGASTIQVTTGVIHYGYRIVSDMIEGLSDFMAQKKIARVTDLVGKALPHLHETGRFDLEKQGVARYNMDHCVGCGQCFRVCRDAGGQALDWDRDSRRPVPIEEKCLSCMICAFVCPAPGVISFHPMPAGWERRKTPVMDPGLEGEIRLQHIYSNKTNS
- a CDS encoding conserved hypothetical protein (Evidence 4 : Unknown function but conserved in other organisms); this translates as MSLKKFSFRQAVFEANRCLLCHDAPCSRGCPAGTDPGTFIRKLRFKNVTGAARTIKANNILGWACGALCPAARLCEKECAASGIGEPIAIAGIQRAVMEHAWAMGFNPLGTPPEKKGPAAAVLGAGPAGLACAAELARSGFPVSIFESRPEPGGAMRHAIPARRLDPALLEREIDDIRFLGADFQCGTPVEGDGAVEKLFGSGFQAVFMSPGLWEAQTLAPGMGKTPGLFSSIRFLEGLRENADPNPGQAGWEIAGKTVAVIGGGSAAMDCAVSAAQAGARDVFVIYRRSWLQMPAEAREKKEALDAGVHFLFFSRPEKYISPNGAVAGLELIRTEPEDRTDASGRRAVRDVKDSRWSLAADIVIEALGNRPGEGVKRLHPDIRMDGGLIQTDARRRTSAPGVFAGGDAASGPGLVALAVRDGKIAANAMKAYLAAS
- a CDS encoding Acyltransferase, whose protein sequence is MAGIVKCAHIQLSNATHEGSPAEIKEAMIEKHIPFIEKAGEKGVRILCLQEIFHGPYFCCEQDIKWYRTAEKVPGPITGRMSEYAKKYRMVMVVPVYEEALDGVYYNTAAVLDADGTYLGKFRKIHLPHTWPGFWEKFYFKPGNLGFPVFETAYAKIGIFLCYDRHFPECARILALNGAEILFNPSATTAGLSKYLWELEQPAQAAANGVFIGANNRVGLEKPWEFGRFYGSSYFADPRGQIVAKGSEYDDELVIADLDLNEIREVRDGWQFFRDRRPEMYEDIRRHLP
- a CDS encoding conserved hypothetical protein (Evidence 4 : Unknown function but conserved in other organisms) → MWIERHIKTKILRLSKSRPALLLTGARQTGKSSLLQREFPELPYITFDYLTQIEAFQDSPEHFLGRLDGPVILDEIQYVPEVFRELKILIDRQRERYGKWIMTGSQQFSLMKSVSESLAGRIAILHLETLSAAELRDKKIKNIEQFLWKGGYPELWSNRRLGFSDFFESYIRTYIERDLKTIIDVKNLSDFRRFIRMLATRAGQLLNYKSLSSDVGVSDATIRKWAHALEISGLVYLLPPYYANIGKRLIKSPKVYFADHGLLCYLSGVDNKRRWHAHTHRGALWENFVMMEMVKRNGLSPGNDLFFYRDQNGVEIDFVAERKGKLFFIEAKAGERADPKKLHFDKVAPLFKDRFPTENILAQNIHEPGPVAGKGYVRINPLYSAMPF